One window of the Daphnia pulex isolate KAP4 chromosome 8, ASM2113471v1 genome contains the following:
- the LOC124199642 gene encoding bromodomain-containing protein DDB_G0280777-like yields the protein MPDSLSNPETSLNSFFTSLYPNLSDENLPSTHSPLETFEHSPSTPISDPTVNTARDNFLTNWKASVEIESSYLTETSRPHHTSSVRKLILQLEEEKKKTHKATNNILNQYVYLIVKDKLETTVTPDTIRETTKRLKDYIVLLRGDVNSVNPLVQQLQIVHGKQREFNTELITVLTREALLQQAGLRKTHTELIKEKEKVDKKWKAAEEKLKEQREDINKLDQLKKDNATNLKLLDDSQNHVETLQQQLREAENYNTDGNQIVKDLENKIKLLEFENTTAKDNEFQLKKALDIKEKHISVVEANSLEANNTLESEKEELENNLTAGQKQIETLNSQITALKLENELGKQLITQITQTKNKNHSNYVTATLQIKKYEEEIIDLKDDKDQLENRISNLEERNKDLKEREKAYHDAEDQYERNFQEIAEKTFETTKFIDELQSFTGRDSLDKSLFTELDTEKADIIKNLQEIIDNLTAQNNSQATTIFKLQKRNTTLKKNRRVSISNMGAGAGASQNGDDDANKTTLTPPQDTTILDNVTKPIVKVLGELFSREDKKSIPTFKGKSTDKLITEWLKTAEHVARNNDWDDDQKIRFFSDRLKGEALEWHDNYAEEQGDFINYVDWKCEIIERFQDSYDLAALRKKFNRMKQKPEENCRTFVSRLTSLYDSLEGKLDKLDEKNKTDVEDALLSTVKKMRDDIKIKTLLQGILPKVKAELYLRMPEDFNDFDQLCKQLFISEQILQNKETNEDKEITAVIAGITHHEKQQDDEITQQKVELEIIKKELTELGNITKRRQSSQENIATIGAVDQYGSRRAESADRRPRQDDSRVHFNRSPQGQTNTRNQENRNPGYNRGRDNSYSRSREQSPAGNRDNYPNDRRSYSGRNEQRYQNNSFRDPRRPNNFNPRFNNNNRGFRPNPNYNNQRNGYNSAPRAWPTVQNNNAYSNRSPPPNQQSAPRDIVCYNCNKRGHIARECWTDMARVNDPSRRN from the coding sequence ATGCCTGATTCTTTGAGCAATCCTGAGACTTCTCTCAACTCTTTCTTTACCTCCCTATACCCTAATCTATCAGACGAAAACCTACCTTCCACACATTCACCATTAGAAACTTTCGAACATTCCCCAAGTACCCCAATATCAGACCCTACGGTTAATACAGCCCGAGACAATTTCCTAACAAATTGGAAGGCATCAGTAGAAATCGAATCTTCTTACTTAACCGAAACAAGTAGACCCCACCACACATCATCCGTACGCAAGCTAATTTTACAAttggaagaggagaaaaagaaaacacataaGGCTactaataacattttaaatcaatacGTCTATCTTATCGTTAAGGACAAACTCGAGACCACAGTAACTCCAGACACTATAAGGGAAACAACTAAGAGGCTAAAAGATTATATTGTGTTACTGAGAGGAGACGTAAACAGTGTAAACCCCCTGGTACAACAATTACAGATCGTTCACGGAAAACAACGCGAATTTAACACAGAATTAATTACGGTACTAACCAGAGAAGCCCTCTTACAACAAGCCGGACTCCGAAAAACCCATACtgaattaattaaagaaaaagagaaagtagaTAAAAAGTGGAAAGCCGCTGAAGAAAAACTTAAAGAGCAACGAGAAGATATCAATAAATTAGACCaacttaaaaaagataacgccactaatttaaaacttttagaCGATTCCCAAAATCACGTAGAAACATTGCAACAGCAACTTAGAGAAGCAGAGAATTATAACACTGACGGCAACCAAATAGTAAAAGAcctcgaaaataaaataaaattactagAATTCGAAAACACGACTGCGAAAGATAACGAATTTCAACTTAAGAAAGCATTagatataaaagagaaacacattTCCGTAGTAGAAGCAAATAGCTTAGAAGCCAATAATACACTCGAAtctgaaaaggaagaattagaaaacaatttaaccGCAGGCCAAAAACAGATAGAAACCCTCAACAGTCAAATCACCGCACTCAAACTTGAAAACGAATTAGGAAAACAACTAATTACTCAGATTAcgcaaacgaaaaataaaaaccatagTAATTACGTTACCGCCAcattgcaaattaaaaaatacgaagaagaaataatagaCTTAAAAGACGATAAAGATCAGCTAGAAAATAGGATATCCAATCTTGAGGAACGCAataaagatttaaaagaaagggaaaaagcttATCACGACGCCGAAGATCAGTACGAAAGGAATTTTCAGGAGATCGCAGAAAAAACCTTCGAGACAACCAAATTTATAGACGAATTACAAAGCTTCACAGGACGAGACTCATTAGATAAATCATTATTCACTGAACTCGATACAGAAAAAGCAGATATCATTAAAAACCTACAAGAAATCATAGATAACCTTACAGCACAAAATAATAGCCAAGCGACGACAATCTTTAAACTACAAAAACGTAATACGACCCTAAAAAAGAACCGCAGAGTCAGTATTTCAAACATGGGAGCAGGTGCAGGAGCAAGTCAAAATGGAGACGATGatgcaaacaaaacaacacttACACCCCCACAGGATACCACTATATTAGATAATGTAACAAAACCTATAGTAAAAGTATTAGGCGAACTCTTCTCACGAGAagacaaaaaatcaattccaaCTTTTAAGGGAAAAAGTACCGACAAATTAATCACCGAATGGTTAAAAACAGCAGAACACGTAGCGAGAAATAATGACTGGGACGACGACCAAAAGATACGTTTCTTTTCAGACCGCCTCAAAGGAGAAGCTTTAGAATGGCACGATAATTATGCGGAAGAGCAAGGCGACTTTATTAATTATGTCGACTGGAAATGCGAAATAATAGAAAGATTTCAAGATTCATACGACCTAGCAGCCCttagaaagaaattcaatcgaaTGAAGCAAAAGCCCGAGGAGAATTGTAGGACATTTGTATCCAGGCTAACTAGCCTTTACGACAGCCTAGAAGGAAAATTAGATAAATTagacgagaaaaacaaaacagacgtAGAAGATGCACTCCTCAGTACAGTTAAGAAGATGCGAGACGAcattaaaatcaaaactttacTCCAAGGAATATTACCCAAAGTAAAAGCCGAATTGTATTTACGAATGCCAGAGGATTTTAATGATTTCGATCAGTTATGTAAACAACTATTTATTTCGGAAcaaattttgcaaaataaagaaactaatGAGGATAAAGAGATAACGGCAGTTATCGCTGGTATTACGCATCACGAAAAACAACAGGATGACGAAATAACACAGCAAAAAGTGGAGcttgaaataattaagaaagaaTTGACAGAGTTAGGAAATATAACTAAAAGACGACAATCCTCACAGGAAAATATTGCCACTATTGGCGCAGTGGACCAATACGGTTCTAGACGAGCAGAATCCGCGGACCGACGTCCGAGACAAGACGACTCAAGAGTACACTTCAACAGATCCCCACAGGGACAAACAAACACCAGAAACCAAGAAAACCGTAATCCAGGATATAATCGTGGGAGAGATAACAGCTACTCCCGTAGCAGGGAACAGAGTCCAGCAGGCAATAGGGACAACTACCCAAACGACAGACGGTCGTACTCGGGAAGAAACGAACAGAGATACCAAAATAACAGCTTCAGAGACCCCCGTAGACCTAATAATTTTAACCCGAGATTTAACAATAACAATAGAGGATTTCGCCCAAACCCTAATTACAATAACCAACGCAACGGGTACAACAGCGCACCACGAGCGTGGCCCACAGTACAAAACAATAACGCATATAGTAATAGATCACCACCCCCTAACCAGCAATCAGCCCCGAGAGATATTGTGTGCTATAACTGCAATAAAAGAGGACATATCGCTCGAGAATGTTGGACGGATATGGCTCGTGTCAACGACCCGTCACGTCGCAATTAG